Proteins from a single region of Corynebacterium pseudogenitalium:
- a CDS encoding HNH endonuclease signature motif containing protein, with translation MNDVTKLVDQVINGLDQLRTLFDDPSSLRLSAIAEDIARLEHAMDKKAYIDAAFAQVCAIADAGKLVGANYPDTYLMEKLGISKGEAYNRLARAKAMFAPVTEPDRGGLLDVEEAERRRKDQVQARRHADAVPAAKQDIIRRETDRLLKAAEGEHMSIYAHAMEEAKTRDEQDLRLTVKRLVDKANRPHAKKNPNAGFEKREATLGRENSDGTYHVRLDMTAGDYALYKALTDKGLAPNSNIPPEHQQDRDPRTRGQRRYDQFMAIMRQYEHGEQTTNGGAASVVVSVTLDDLADADATTLFQTNVGVELDAFELVRLGMDGTSDFLLTVDGITGVPLHLGRSKRLASVGQRIAMFAIQGVCSWAGCTTAMSECEAHHIISWLRHGGTDITNLTGLCPTHHRCNNDHRDGSFNKGYMDYDSTTGTALLVKADGTRHTNTSDPAMHSAVNRIRNKRAMRAGPPGTTHRPVPRVILRP, from the coding sequence ATGAACGACGTGACCAAGCTCGTTGACCAGGTCATTAACGGCCTGGATCAGCTGCGCACGCTTTTCGACGACCCCTCCTCCCTCCGCCTTTCCGCCATCGCCGAAGACATCGCACGCCTCGAACACGCGATGGACAAGAAGGCCTACATCGATGCCGCCTTCGCGCAGGTCTGCGCTATCGCCGACGCCGGCAAACTCGTCGGCGCCAACTACCCGGATACCTACCTCATGGAGAAGTTGGGCATCTCCAAGGGTGAGGCATATAACCGGCTCGCGCGCGCCAAAGCGATGTTCGCTCCGGTGACGGAGCCGGACCGTGGTGGCCTGCTCGATGTGGAGGAGGCGGAGCGCCGTCGCAAAGACCAGGTCCAAGCTCGCCGCCACGCCGACGCGGTTCCCGCGGCCAAGCAGGACATCATCCGGCGCGAGACCGACAGGCTGCTCAAGGCCGCCGAGGGCGAGCACATGAGCATTTACGCCCACGCCATGGAGGAAGCGAAGACCCGAGACGAGCAGGACCTGCGCCTCACGGTCAAGCGCCTCGTGGATAAGGCGAACCGGCCACACGCGAAGAAGAACCCCAACGCGGGCTTTGAGAAGCGCGAGGCCACCCTGGGCAGGGAAAACTCCGACGGCACCTACCACGTGCGCCTGGACATGACCGCAGGCGACTACGCCCTCTACAAAGCGCTGACCGACAAGGGGCTTGCGCCAAACTCCAACATCCCGCCCGAACACCAGCAGGACCGCGACCCCCGCACCCGTGGCCAGCGCCGCTACGACCAGTTCATGGCCATCATGCGCCAATACGAGCACGGCGAGCAGACCACCAACGGTGGCGCCGCCTCCGTGGTGGTCTCAGTAACGCTCGACGACCTCGCCGACGCCGACGCCACCACACTGTTCCAAACCAACGTCGGCGTGGAGCTGGACGCCTTCGAACTCGTGCGCCTCGGCATGGATGGCACGTCTGACTTCCTGCTCACCGTCGACGGAATCACCGGCGTGCCGCTGCATCTGGGCAGGTCCAAGCGGCTCGCCTCTGTTGGGCAACGCATCGCCATGTTTGCTATCCAGGGCGTGTGCTCCTGGGCCGGCTGCACCACCGCAATGAGCGAGTGCGAAGCCCACCACATCATTTCCTGGCTGCGCCACGGCGGAACCGACATCACCAACCTCACCGGCCTGTGCCCCACCCACCACCGGTGCAACAACGACCACCGGGACGGCTCCTTCAACAAGGGCTACATGGACTACGACTCCACCACCGGCACCGCGTTGTTGGTCAAGGCCGACGGCACCCGCCACACCAACACCTCGGACCCCGCCATGCACTCGGCGGTGAATCGGATCCGGAACAAACGGGCGATGCGGGCAGGGCCACCGGGGACTACTCACCGGCCGGTGCCTCGCGTGATACTGCGACCCTAA
- a CDS encoding DNA-formamidopyrimidine glycosylase family protein: MPEGDSVYQLSKRLQWMQHREVTATSIRVPRFATVDFTGMTCERVWPYGKHLFMEFSREGHESQVLHTHLKMEGTWAIHRAGTRWRKPGHTARVVLRLADAPKPDIELVGHSLGLVEVFPARDYPQRMGYLGPDMLARDFDQEEVVRRISEHPHLEMGRALLNQRFVAGIGNEYRAEIHFIAGTHPSRTVGEVDVEKHVAIARRLMWANKDSPVRVTTGIKRAGETSYVFGRNNKPCRRCGTLIEKGFLGGAGDLERVIWWCPQCQPPSPSWSGE; this comes from the coding sequence ATGCCTGAAGGGGATTCCGTCTATCAGCTGTCGAAGCGCCTGCAGTGGATGCAACACCGTGAAGTCACTGCCACGAGCATCCGCGTGCCGCGTTTCGCCACCGTCGATTTCACCGGCATGACCTGCGAGCGCGTCTGGCCCTACGGCAAGCACCTCTTCATGGAGTTTTCCCGCGAAGGCCACGAATCACAAGTGCTACACACGCACCTCAAGATGGAAGGCACATGGGCGATCCATCGTGCGGGCACCCGCTGGCGCAAGCCTGGCCACACCGCCCGGGTGGTGCTGCGCCTCGCGGACGCGCCGAAGCCTGATATCGAGCTCGTCGGGCATTCGTTAGGCCTCGTTGAGGTGTTCCCCGCGCGCGACTACCCGCAGCGGATGGGCTACCTGGGCCCGGACATGCTGGCACGCGACTTCGACCAGGAAGAGGTCGTGCGTAGGATCAGCGAGCACCCGCACCTCGAGATGGGGCGCGCGCTGCTCAATCAGCGTTTCGTCGCGGGCATCGGCAATGAGTACCGCGCAGAAATTCACTTCATCGCTGGTACGCACCCGTCGCGCACGGTGGGTGAAGTGGACGTCGAAAAGCATGTGGCGATCGCGCGGCGCCTCATGTGGGCAAACAAAGACTCCCCGGTGCGAGTGACCACAGGGATCAAACGCGCCGGGGAGACCAGCTACGTATTTGGAAGGAACAACAAGCCGTGTCGGCGGTGCGGCACGCTCATCGAGAAGGGGTTTCTCGGGGGAGCGGGAGACTTAGAGCGAGTTATTTGGTGGTGCCCTCAGTGCCAGCCGCCTTCTCCTTCATGGAGCGGCGAATGA
- a CDS encoding DedA family protein, whose amino-acid sequence MQAIIDWIVNLMELLGAPGVGIAIFLENVFPPIPSEVVLPLAGFTVAQGSLSYPAVFIWSVMGSVAGAFFLYGLGAWLGAERLRAIADWMWLVKASDVDKSLEWFDKHGRSSVFFGRLIPGVRSLISIPAGLDRMNLAMFALWTGLGSAIWNAILITLGMYLGESWETVSHYVDTYSTVVYVLLILIMLGFLAYFIRRSMKEKAAGTEGTTK is encoded by the coding sequence GTGCAAGCCATCATCGACTGGATTGTCAACCTGATGGAGCTTCTCGGCGCCCCCGGCGTCGGGATAGCAATTTTCCTGGAGAACGTCTTCCCACCGATCCCCTCCGAGGTAGTGCTGCCGCTGGCCGGCTTCACGGTCGCGCAGGGCTCGCTGAGTTACCCGGCGGTGTTCATCTGGTCGGTGATGGGGTCCGTCGCGGGCGCGTTTTTCCTTTACGGCCTCGGTGCCTGGCTGGGCGCCGAGCGCCTGCGCGCGATCGCTGACTGGATGTGGTTGGTGAAGGCTTCGGACGTCGATAAGTCCCTCGAGTGGTTTGATAAGCACGGCCGATCCTCGGTCTTCTTCGGCCGCCTGATTCCGGGGGTGCGCTCCCTCATCTCGATTCCTGCAGGCCTGGACCGCATGAACCTCGCGATGTTCGCCCTGTGGACCGGGCTCGGCTCCGCAATCTGGAACGCAATCCTGATCACGCTCGGCATGTACCTCGGCGAAAGCTGGGAGACGGTCTCCCATTACGTGGATACGTACTCGACCGTGGTCTACGTCCTGCTGATCCTGATCATGCTCGGCTTCCTGGCGTACTTCATTCGCCGCTCCATGAAGGAGAAGGCGGCTGGCACTGAGGGCACCACCAAATAA